From Salinirubellus salinus, the proteins below share one genomic window:
- a CDS encoding DUF4013 domain-containing protein, with the protein MFEDALRYPYDEGAGLRALAIGGLLTLLSVLVIPAVLVSGYTLRVLRDVDAGGEHLPAFDDWGAMLVDGLKAIAVAVVYVAVPAILLTVAALSLLLPLTESPPTWLVAVAGIVTLLSVPVTILAVYALPAGLVTLARTGRMGAAFDRRALWPVLTSGSYLVAWLLAIVVSLLAGFLTGAVVATTLLGAVVVAFVGFYVNLVGAYLYARGVRDSRAVDEADGERPIGATA; encoded by the coding sequence ATGTTCGAAGACGCGTTGCGATATCCCTACGACGAGGGTGCGGGCCTTCGAGCCCTCGCCATCGGCGGCCTCCTGACGCTCCTGAGTGTCCTCGTGATCCCCGCCGTCCTCGTGAGCGGCTACACCCTCCGCGTCCTCCGCGACGTGGACGCCGGTGGCGAACACCTGCCCGCGTTCGACGACTGGGGCGCGATGCTCGTCGACGGCCTGAAGGCCATCGCCGTGGCTGTCGTCTACGTCGCCGTCCCGGCCATCCTGCTGACGGTCGCGGCGCTCTCGCTGTTGCTGCCCCTGACGGAGTCACCCCCCACGTGGCTCGTCGCCGTCGCCGGCATCGTCACACTGCTGAGCGTCCCGGTGACCATCCTCGCGGTGTACGCACTCCCCGCCGGGCTGGTGACGCTCGCCCGCACGGGCCGGATGGGCGCGGCGTTCGACCGACGCGCGCTCTGGCCAGTCCTCACGAGCGGGTCGTACCTCGTCGCGTGGCTCCTCGCCATCGTGGTCAGCCTCCTGGCGGGCTTCCTGACCGGCGCCGTCGTCGCTACCACGCTCCTCGGCGCCGTCGTCGTCGCGTTCGTCGGCTTCTACGTGAACCTCGTCGGTGCGTACCTCTACGCCCGCGGCGTGCGCGACTCCCGGGCGGTCGACGAGGCCGACGGCGAGCGCCCTATCGGCGCCACGGCCTGA
- a CDS encoding DUF63 family protein, with protein MAVTERAGQSPERLWIGTAVAATALLAVGSLALPELVWDRFLWHYFWGPVFADANNAACAVMRTGGPELLGSRAACAAAVESGAIVAEPGYTLVSEVGYAAALLFFLLGVLYLLRALGVGQDRELFFALVPFMFFGGVLRVVEDANDAALAAGIDTILSYPANTLIISPVIYFTVFFITVVSLVAAVEADRRGYIDDWSRALFGFASAILLVTVAFLLWFVPTRLAGPLAGAGFYPQMSLLVLGSSVVIAYAVYLGADRFAPVINEGTGRIGLVVIFGHAVDGVANVLAADWVGALGIPVEYGAKHPVNRFIIETTQSLQPESISAVVGTSWPFLVVKLVAATLVVYVFDEQIFEESPRYAILLLVAILAVGLGPGTRDMVRATFGI; from the coding sequence ATGGCAGTCACCGAGCGTGCGGGGCAGAGCCCCGAGCGACTGTGGATCGGCACCGCCGTCGCCGCCACCGCTCTCCTCGCAGTCGGGTCGCTCGCCCTCCCCGAACTCGTCTGGGACCGCTTCCTCTGGCACTACTTCTGGGGCCCAGTGTTCGCCGACGCGAACAACGCCGCCTGCGCCGTGATGCGGACCGGTGGGCCGGAGCTCCTCGGCAGCCGTGCGGCCTGCGCCGCCGCCGTCGAGTCGGGCGCCATCGTCGCCGAACCCGGCTACACGCTGGTCAGCGAGGTGGGCTACGCCGCCGCGCTCCTGTTCTTCCTCCTGGGCGTGCTCTACCTCCTCCGGGCGCTCGGCGTGGGCCAGGACCGCGAACTGTTCTTCGCGCTCGTCCCGTTCATGTTCTTCGGGGGCGTCCTCCGCGTCGTCGAGGACGCCAACGACGCCGCGCTCGCCGCCGGCATCGACACCATCCTCTCGTACCCGGCGAACACGCTCATCATCAGCCCGGTCATCTACTTCACCGTCTTCTTCATCACCGTCGTGAGCCTCGTGGCCGCCGTCGAGGCCGACCGCCGGGGCTACATCGACGACTGGTCGCGCGCCCTGTTCGGCTTCGCCAGCGCCATCCTCCTCGTCACGGTGGCGTTCCTCCTCTGGTTCGTCCCGACACGACTCGCGGGCCCGCTGGCCGGTGCCGGTTTCTACCCGCAGATGTCGCTGCTCGTCCTCGGCTCATCGGTCGTCATCGCCTACGCCGTCTACCTCGGGGCCGACCGGTTCGCGCCCGTCATCAACGAGGGGACGGGCCGTATCGGCCTCGTCGTGATATTCGGCCACGCCGTCGACGGCGTCGCGAACGTGCTGGCCGCCGACTGGGTCGGGGCGCTCGGCATCCCCGTCGAGTACGGCGCGAAACACCCGGTCAACCGCTTCATCATCGAGACGACCCAGTCGCTCCAGCCCGAGTCCATCTCGGCCGTCGTCGGCACCTCGTGGCCGTTCCTCGTCGTCAAGCTCGTCGCCGCCACGCTCGTCGTCTACGTCTTCGACGAGCAGATATTCGAGGAGTCGCCGCGCTACGCCATCCTCCTGCTCGTCGCCATCCTCGCGGTCGGGTTGGGGCCGGGGACGAGGGACATGGTGAGAGCCACCTTCGGTATCTGA
- a CDS encoding YcaO-like family protein: protein MGVALLGDGPAAAAVEAALADGDTTATRVTVDDLDETVPDLVVVVAPTGSDAVGLANDATRANGIPLLTVELGGVGGRPVAGVDAAVAGFGPETGCFDCLRTRVRAHDPETDDGTVAAPTARFAGALAGREAVRLLAGESDLLGHVVELPHARRRFLPVPRCGCGPDPDRHLRRGGEGRSLDAALGAAEAAVDPRVGLVASVAEAESFPVPYYLATLAATPFSDAEVPRHAAGVAADWNPAYMKALGESLERYAGAVYRTREFERGPPGAVAGAVPPAAFVTAPWFPDPDPREDVQWVDGEHLASGDRVRLPAEFVVFPPPEARHRPAITTGLGLGNSGTEALLSGLYEVVERDAAMLAWYSTYDPLGLAVEAEGYRALERRLRAEDLEATALLLTQDVDVPVVAVCVHRPLDDPTAGEWPRFAAGMAASLDPADAALGALEEAVQNLLELRGMGQQRAVSEEGAIGVYGDFPEAAREFVDPATTVPASTVGPETVPDGTAELELLVDRVVDAGLSPYAARLTTRDLAELGFEAVRVVAPTAQPLFTGEAYFGDRAASVPAALGFEARPDRDHHPFP from the coding sequence ATGGGGGTAGCGCTACTCGGTGACGGTCCGGCCGCGGCCGCCGTCGAAGCCGCACTCGCGGACGGGGACACGACGGCGACGCGAGTGACGGTCGACGACCTCGACGAGACGGTGCCCGACCTCGTCGTCGTGGTCGCACCGACCGGTTCGGACGCCGTCGGCTTGGCGAACGACGCGACGCGTGCGAACGGGATACCGCTCCTGACGGTCGAGCTCGGCGGCGTCGGTGGCCGCCCGGTGGCCGGCGTGGACGCGGCCGTCGCCGGCTTCGGACCCGAGACCGGCTGCTTCGACTGTCTCCGGACGCGTGTCCGGGCGCACGACCCCGAGACGGACGACGGGACGGTGGCCGCCCCGACCGCCCGTTTCGCCGGCGCACTCGCCGGCCGGGAGGCGGTGCGCCTGCTGGCCGGCGAGTCCGACCTCCTCGGCCACGTCGTCGAACTCCCACACGCTCGGCGGCGCTTCCTCCCCGTGCCGCGGTGTGGGTGTGGGCCCGACCCAGACCGGCACCTCCGCCGTGGCGGCGAGGGTCGGTCGCTGGACGCGGCCCTCGGGGCCGCCGAGGCCGCCGTCGACCCTCGCGTCGGCCTCGTCGCCTCGGTGGCGGAGGCCGAGTCGTTCCCGGTCCCCTACTACCTCGCGACGCTCGCGGCGACGCCGTTCTCGGACGCCGAGGTGCCGCGACACGCCGCCGGCGTCGCGGCCGACTGGAACCCCGCGTACATGAAGGCGCTCGGCGAGTCGCTGGAGCGCTACGCGGGCGCGGTCTACCGGACTCGCGAGTTCGAGCGCGGCCCGCCCGGCGCCGTGGCCGGGGCCGTCCCGCCCGCGGCGTTCGTCACGGCACCGTGGTTCCCCGACCCCGACCCGCGCGAGGACGTCCAGTGGGTCGACGGCGAACACCTCGCGAGCGGCGACCGGGTCCGCCTCCCGGCCGAGTTCGTGGTGTTCCCCCCTCCCGAAGCCCGCCACCGGCCGGCCATCACCACGGGACTGGGGCTCGGCAACTCCGGGACGGAAGCCCTGCTCTCGGGGCTCTACGAGGTGGTCGAACGGGACGCCGCGATGCTCGCGTGGTACTCGACGTACGACCCGCTGGGCCTCGCCGTCGAGGCCGAAGGGTACCGGGCGCTGGAACGTCGACTCCGCGCGGAGGACCTCGAGGCGACAGCGCTGTTGCTCACGCAGGACGTGGACGTGCCCGTCGTCGCCGTCTGTGTCCACCGCCCGCTCGACGACCCGACGGCCGGCGAGTGGCCCCGGTTCGCGGCGGGGATGGCCGCCTCGCTCGACCCGGCGGACGCCGCACTGGGTGCGCTCGAGGAGGCCGTCCAGAACCTCCTCGAACTCCGCGGGATGGGCCAGCAGCGAGCCGTGTCCGAGGAGGGCGCCATCGGCGTCTACGGCGACTTCCCCGAAGCCGCCCGCGAGTTCGTCGACCCGGCGACGACGGTGCCGGCGTCGACGGTCGGCCCCGAGACGGTGCCCGACGGCACGGCCGAACTCGAACTGCTCGTCGACCGCGTCGTCGACGCCGGCCTCTCGCCGTACGCGGCCCGGCTGACCACCCGAGACCTCGCGGAACTGGGGTTCGAGGCGGTCCGGGTGGTGGCGCCGACGGCCCAGCCGTTGTTCACGGGGGAGGCGTACTTCGGCGACCGTGCCGCGTCTGTGCCAGCGGCGCTCGGGTTCGAGGCCCGCCCGGACCGGGACCACCACCCGTTCCCCTGA
- a CDS encoding inositol monophosphatase family protein — translation MSERAAVARAAARVGAEVAADAFRTEFDVETKAGPTDVVTRADREAQAAVVERIHESFPDDTVVGEEADLPRAVPDEGPAWVVDPIDGTNNFVGGLRQWTTSVAAAQDGEPVAAANVAPALGDEYAGAETVTLNDASTLEVSTKSDPAALTVVPTFWWDYDEREAYATVCREIVERFGDLRRFGSAQLALSFLASGAVDGVLTELPTNPWDTVAGVHLVRQAGGTVTDVEGERWRHDSVGIVASNGDPAVHEELLKVVQAGRDVDR, via the coding sequence ATGAGCGAACGCGCCGCCGTCGCCCGCGCCGCGGCCCGTGTCGGGGCCGAAGTCGCGGCCGACGCCTTCCGTACGGAGTTCGACGTGGAGACGAAAGCCGGACCCACGGACGTCGTCACGCGCGCCGACCGCGAGGCGCAGGCGGCGGTCGTCGAGCGCATCCACGAGTCGTTCCCCGACGACACCGTCGTCGGCGAGGAGGCGGACCTCCCCCGCGCCGTCCCCGACGAGGGGCCTGCGTGGGTCGTGGACCCCATCGACGGCACGAACAACTTCGTCGGTGGCCTGCGGCAGTGGACGACCAGCGTCGCCGCCGCCCAGGACGGGGAGCCGGTCGCCGCCGCGAACGTCGCGCCCGCCCTCGGCGACGAGTACGCGGGCGCCGAGACGGTGACGCTGAACGACGCCTCGACGCTCGAGGTCTCGACGAAGTCCGACCCCGCCGCACTCACCGTGGTCCCGACGTTCTGGTGGGACTACGACGAGCGCGAGGCGTACGCCACCGTCTGCCGGGAGATCGTCGAGCGGTTCGGCGACCTGCGCCGGTTCGGCTCCGCCCAGCTCGCCCTCTCGTTCCTCGCGAGCGGTGCCGTCGACGGTGTCCTCACGGAACTCCCGACGAACCCGTGGGACACCGTCGCCGGGGTCCACCTCGTCCGGCAGGCGGGCGGGACGGTGACCGACGTCGAGGGCGAGCGCTGGCGCCACGACTCGGTCGGTATCGTGGCCTCGAACGGTGACCCCGCGGTCCACGAGGAGTTGCTGAAGGTGGTGCAAGCGGGGCGGGACGTGGACCGGTAG
- a CDS encoding DUF7501 family protein, which produces MVSDTTPDYCPFCGARLRDEGGAYGAHLHRHDDCRERAEAWATQERGPASPWTGDGGSATLRLGLGAVVALVVLAYAVLVMGQLLVGLLAAGIVLGAFWYGPALV; this is translated from the coding sequence ATGGTCTCCGACACCACCCCCGACTACTGCCCATTCTGCGGTGCGCGACTCCGTGACGAGGGCGGCGCCTACGGTGCGCACCTCCACCGACACGACGACTGCCGGGAGCGCGCGGAGGCGTGGGCTACCCAGGAACGCGGCCCGGCGTCGCCGTGGACCGGTGACGGCGGGTCGGCGACGCTCCGTCTCGGCCTCGGGGCCGTGGTGGCCCTCGTGGTCCTCGCGTACGCCGTCCTCGTCATGGGCCAGTTGCTGGTCGGCCTGCTCGCCGCTGGCATCGTCCTCGGTGCGTTCTGGTACGGGCCGGCCCTCGTCTGA
- a CDS encoding DUF309 domain-containing protein has translation MDDHTRDPSVGPPPLGREPTGWLPGETFGDGPENGRWEHATLRRATVHGVRLYNSGEFHASHDCFEDEWYNYGRGSTESKFLHGMVQVAAGAYKHFDFEDDDGMRSLFTTALEYFTGVPRDFYGVDLLEIRTRLSNALSDPTVLHGWQITLDGHVSEATDADWAYVEAMEH, from the coding sequence ATGGACGACCACACCCGTGACCCGAGCGTCGGCCCGCCACCCCTCGGCAGGGAGCCGACGGGGTGGCTCCCCGGCGAGACGTTCGGTGACGGCCCGGAGAACGGTCGCTGGGAGCACGCGACGCTCCGCCGGGCGACGGTCCACGGCGTCCGCCTCTACAACAGCGGCGAGTTCCACGCCTCACACGACTGCTTCGAGGACGAGTGGTACAACTACGGCCGCGGGTCCACGGAGTCGAAGTTCCTCCACGGGATGGTCCAGGTGGCCGCGGGTGCGTACAAGCACTTCGACTTCGAGGACGACGACGGGATGCGCTCGCTGTTCACCACCGCGCTGGAGTACTTCACGGGCGTCCCGCGTGACTTCTACGGCGTCGACCTGCTCGAAATCCGGACGAGGCTCTCGAACGCGCTGTCCGACCCCACGGTCCTCCACGGCTGGCAGATCACGCTCGACGGACACGTCTCGGAGGCGACGGACGCCGACTGGGCGTACGTCGAGGCGATGGAGCACTGA
- the tbsP gene encoding transcriptional regulator TbsP, with protein MASNLLKRTVGDVLLETLEGADGDVFVVNPGESLGELVSVMGDVDSSTVRLLAAERTLKDTMDDFIVASNAADLVEDDRLEIRSHEGDSNTLLVTGDSVVAVVEAGDHVAGLVTDDEAFIEAAYEAYEEHWEAAEPFALRTPAISRVRETLNEGLGPDAVEDFDSMLASMETARGDGEGLDEVTVSLLVAAKNRELLYDISKWGEDVGIASKATFSRTKTKLEDLGLIDTEKVPIDVGRPRLRLMLGDDRLRDADAPELASVAQSLLAGAS; from the coding sequence ATGGCATCCAATCTCCTGAAGCGGACGGTCGGCGACGTACTCCTCGAGACGCTCGAGGGGGCGGACGGCGACGTGTTCGTCGTCAACCCCGGAGAATCGCTCGGCGAACTCGTCTCGGTGATGGGCGACGTGGACTCCAGTACGGTCCGCCTGCTCGCCGCCGAGCGGACGCTGAAGGACACGATGGACGACTTCATCGTCGCGAGCAACGCGGCCGACCTCGTCGAGGACGACCGACTCGAGATCCGTTCGCACGAGGGAGACAGCAACACCCTCCTCGTGACGGGTGACTCCGTCGTCGCGGTCGTCGAGGCCGGTGACCACGTCGCCGGGCTGGTCACCGACGACGAGGCGTTCATCGAGGCGGCCTACGAGGCCTACGAGGAGCACTGGGAGGCGGCCGAACCGTTCGCGCTGCGCACCCCTGCCATCTCCCGCGTCCGCGAGACGCTGAACGAGGGCCTCGGCCCGGACGCCGTCGAGGACTTCGACTCGATGCTCGCCTCGATGGAGACGGCTCGCGGCGACGGCGAGGGCCTCGACGAGGTCACCGTCTCGCTGCTCGTCGCCGCCAAGAACCGGGAACTGCTCTACGACATCTCGAAGTGGGGCGAGGACGTCGGCATCGCGAGCAAGGCCACCTTCTCGCGCACCAAGACCAAACTCGAGGACCTCGGCCTCATCGACACGGAGAAGGTGCCCATCGACGTCGGGCGACCGCGCCTCCGGCTGATGCTCGGCGACGACCGACTCCGCGACGCCGACGCACCCGAACTCGCCAGCGTCGCCCAGTCGCTCCTCGCCGGCGCCTCCTGA
- a CDS encoding enoyl-CoA hydratase/isomerase family protein, translated as MADYENFETTFEDGVLRAEMHSTSKMNGFNAVMGDELLDIAIRLHEEPVRCFVLTGSDGVFSAGGDVGEFLTGSSPSAFRRGASILHDAMVQFHQAAVPIVTGVNGLAVGAGFSLAIFGDYVLVSEDAYFEFGYPNLGASSDGGSTFYLPRLVGLREAKRIALLNERIDPEEAVDIGLASEAVPAGEFDDRLTEVAQKVAEGPTLALGRTQRLLTESTTSTIEQQLARETETFARTARSEDFAEGVTAFVERREPEFEGR; from the coding sequence ATGGCCGACTACGAGAACTTCGAGACGACGTTCGAGGACGGCGTGCTCCGGGCGGAGATGCACAGCACCTCGAAGATGAACGGGTTCAACGCGGTGATGGGCGACGAACTGCTCGACATCGCCATCAGACTCCACGAGGAACCGGTCCGGTGTTTCGTGCTCACTGGGTCGGACGGGGTGTTCAGCGCGGGCGGCGACGTCGGCGAATTCCTCACCGGGTCGTCCCCGTCGGCCTTCCGACGTGGTGCGTCCATCCTCCACGACGCGATGGTCCAGTTCCACCAGGCGGCGGTCCCCATCGTCACGGGCGTCAACGGGCTCGCGGTCGGCGCGGGGTTCAGCCTCGCCATCTTCGGCGACTACGTCCTCGTCAGCGAGGACGCGTACTTCGAGTTCGGCTACCCGAACCTCGGCGCGTCCTCCGACGGCGGGTCGACGTTCTACCTCCCGCGGCTCGTCGGTCTCCGCGAAGCCAAGCGCATCGCACTGCTGAACGAGCGCATCGACCCGGAAGAGGCGGTCGACATCGGCCTCGCCAGCGAGGCCGTCCCGGCCGGCGAGTTCGACGACCGACTGACCGAAGTCGCGCAGAAGGTCGCCGAGGGGCCGACGCTCGCGCTCGGCCGCACTCAGCGCCTGCTGACCGAGAGCACCACGAGCACCATCGAGCAGCAACTCGCACGCGAGACGGAGACGTTCGCCCGGACCGCGAGGAGCGAGGACTTCGCGGAGGGTGTCACCGCGTTCGTGGAACGGCGAGAGCCGGAGTTCGAGGGGCGATAG